From the Paludibacterium paludis genome, one window contains:
- a CDS encoding PAS domain-containing protein produces the protein MPPRQHLTRGTLLFVVLIYASVAAIWILLSDKVIEWIFPTPSELILASTFKGWAFIAVTALLLYGMLTKLTREETEAERKIRLEYRPSRVYAGLSLIALVLTAAGLGLTVSRDQEKIADRLKAISYSKSREISDWLGERRGDAELVRRDLRYADLYRRWKQSGDRQAAQRLFASLDVLRTLRGYRTISLHSPSGECLWSSPAQRCPALPARQAFIRRLAEAPRPLSEHFGPYPLDNGAAGLDFLAPLETGGGPRPVVVLSTDSTLWLQTTLSNWPVPSRSGEALLFREEGGQVVFLNKPRHLDTTWSSLRLPVNSPTLLAARLLRGEAHPGEPVTGSDYRGHSVIGVIRNVNGTDWYLVAKMDVPEMYAEALTDGVWVGLAGLLAMFIIALLRQRELLFLAGQTSRSQEERLHAMQLIGEIADSSEDAIFAKDLEGRYLLFNRAASRFVGQPAENVLGKDDRAIFPEHQASMLMELGRQAIAENAIRTREECLSLPDGERIFLATKGPLRDDNGNTIGLFGISRDITERKKAESVLRESEGRFRALVEQSLAGIYIVQNGRLCYANPGFARIFGYEDPNELLEEAELSKLAGLAERNLITDNMERCLREECEDLHFAFTGRRRDGSPIEVEIYGHRADYQGHPAVIGLILDITERKNAERDLASQAAALQQSNAELIRTNQAMIGRELAMVELKLQLNDLSRRLGLPLPYVQAELNAASCAPPEDRHDA, from the coding sequence ATGCCTCCACGCCAGCATCTCACCCGCGGCACGCTACTGTTCGTCGTCCTGATTTATGCCTCGGTGGCCGCGATCTGGATCCTGCTGTCCGACAAGGTTATCGAATGGATTTTTCCCACTCCTTCCGAGCTGATACTGGCCAGCACCTTCAAGGGATGGGCCTTTATCGCCGTCACGGCGCTGCTGCTGTATGGCATGCTGACAAAGCTGACCCGGGAGGAAACCGAGGCCGAGCGGAAAATCCGGTTGGAGTACCGCCCGTCCAGAGTTTATGCGGGACTGAGCCTGATCGCGCTCGTACTGACCGCCGCCGGTCTGGGCCTGACCGTATCCCGCGATCAGGAAAAAATCGCCGATCGCCTCAAGGCCATCTCGTACAGCAAGAGCAGGGAGATTTCCGACTGGCTGGGCGAGCGCCGCGGCGACGCCGAGCTGGTGCGCCGCGACTTGCGTTACGCCGACCTGTACCGTCGCTGGAAGCAAAGTGGCGACAGGCAGGCCGCCCAACGGCTCTTTGCCTCGCTCGACGTTCTCAGGACATTGCGCGGCTACCGAACCATCAGTCTGCACTCGCCGTCCGGGGAGTGTCTGTGGTCATCGCCGGCGCAACGCTGCCCTGCGCTGCCGGCGCGGCAAGCGTTCATCCGCCGCCTGGCGGAGGCGCCCCGCCCCTTGTCTGAACACTTTGGCCCATACCCCCTGGACAACGGGGCTGCCGGCCTGGATTTTCTGGCGCCGCTGGAAACCGGAGGCGGCCCGCGGCCCGTGGTCGTGCTGTCCACCGATTCCACGCTCTGGCTGCAGACCACGCTGAGCAACTGGCCCGTGCCGAGCCGCTCCGGCGAAGCGTTGTTGTTCCGCGAGGAAGGCGGGCAAGTGGTATTTCTCAACAAGCCCCGTCACCTCGACACCACCTGGAGTTCGTTGCGCTTGCCGGTGAATTCCCCCACGTTGCTTGCCGCCAGGCTGTTGCGCGGCGAAGCGCACCCGGGAGAACCCGTCACGGGAAGCGACTACCGCGGACATTCGGTCATCGGCGTGATTCGCAATGTCAACGGAACCGACTGGTATCTCGTCGCCAAGATGGATGTTCCGGAAATGTACGCGGAGGCGTTGACCGATGGAGTCTGGGTCGGTCTTGCCGGGTTGCTCGCCATGTTCATCATCGCGCTGCTGCGCCAGCGCGAGCTTTTGTTTCTGGCAGGGCAGACCAGTCGCTCCCAGGAGGAGCGCCTGCACGCCATGCAACTGATCGGCGAAATCGCGGACAGCTCGGAAGATGCGATCTTCGCCAAGGATCTGGAGGGCCGCTATCTGCTCTTCAACCGGGCGGCGAGCCGGTTTGTCGGGCAGCCAGCCGAAAATGTGCTGGGAAAAGACGATCGCGCGATTTTTCCGGAGCATCAGGCATCCATGTTGATGGAATTGGGGCGTCAGGCCATCGCGGAAAATGCGATACGAACCCGCGAGGAGTGCCTGAGCCTGCCGGATGGCGAACGGATCTTTCTTGCGACCAAAGGCCCGCTCCGGGATGACAACGGAAACACCATAGGTCTTTTCGGCATCTCGCGAGACATCACCGAAAGAAAAAAAGCCGAGAGCGTGCTTCGCGAAAGCGAGGGACGCTTCCGGGCGCTGGTCGAGCAATCGCTCGCGGGCATTTATATCGTGCAGAACGGGCGCTTGTGTTACGCGAATCCGGGTTTCGCCCGCATTTTCGGGTATGAGGATCCGAACGAACTACTGGAAGAGGCGGAGTTGAGCAAACTGGCCGGTCTGGCCGAGCGCAATCTCATCACGGACAACATGGAGCGCTGCCTGAGAGAAGAGTGCGAGGACCTCCACTTCGCCTTTACCGGCAGGCGCCGAGACGGGAGTCCGATCGAAGTGGAGATCTATGGACACCGAGCCGATTACCAGGGGCATCCGGCCGTTATCGGGCTGATTCTCGACATCACCGAGCGCAAGAATGCCGAACGCGATCTGGCCAGCCAGGCCGCGGCGCTTCAGCAAAGCAATGCCGAATTGATCCGGACCAACCAGGCCATGATCGGCCGGGAGCTGGCCATGGTCGAATTAAAATTGCAGCTGAACGATCTGTCCCGCCGTCTCGGTCTGCCCCTTCCTTATGTGCAGGCCGAACTGAATGCCGCCTCCTGCGCGCCCCCGGAGGATCGGCATGATGCGTGA
- the bla gene encoding class A beta-lactamase has translation MNSNLSRRQLLRAIAVSPLIAAGGTLFASPGGETAQLGLAHLEKEAGGRLGVMAIDTGSGAVIAYRARERFPMCSTFKAMLAAALLARSASEPGLLDRQIELRSNDLAPHSPVTQNHLGEKMRIDALLEAMLGQGDNTATNLIMKHLGGTAAVTAYARSLDDTAFHLDRWEPEMNSAIPGDERDTTTPEAMAISMRKLLLGDALGNVQRGRLRDSMQASTTGGARIRAGVPPTWRVADRTGSGYYGTTNAIGVAWPPVRAPIVMAIYFTQPQKAAPWRNDIVASAARLVAETFGERPSR, from the coding sequence ATGAACTCCAATCTGTCCCGCCGCCAATTATTGCGCGCCATCGCCGTCAGCCCCCTCATCGCGGCTGGCGGAACGCTGTTTGCCTCGCCCGGTGGCGAAACCGCTCAATTGGGCCTGGCTCACCTTGAAAAGGAGGCGGGGGGGCGGCTCGGCGTCATGGCGATCGACACCGGGAGCGGCGCCGTGATCGCCTACCGAGCCCGGGAGCGTTTCCCCATGTGCAGCACATTCAAGGCCATGCTCGCGGCGGCGCTCCTCGCCCGTTCAGCATCCGAGCCGGGGCTGCTTGATCGACAGATTGAACTGCGCTCCAACGATCTGGCTCCTCACTCTCCGGTCACACAAAATCACCTCGGCGAAAAGATGCGTATCGACGCATTACTGGAAGCGATGCTCGGCCAGGGGGACAATACGGCCACCAACCTGATCATGAAACACTTGGGAGGGACGGCCGCCGTGACGGCTTATGCCCGATCCCTCGACGATACGGCATTCCATCTGGACCGCTGGGAGCCGGAAATGAACTCGGCGATTCCCGGCGACGAGCGGGATACCACAACCCCCGAGGCCATGGCGATCAGCATGCGAAAGCTGTTGCTGGGCGACGCTCTGGGTAACGTTCAGCGGGGACGGTTGCGCGACAGCATGCAGGCCAGCACGACCGGCGGCGCGCGCATCCGCGCCGGTGTTCCGCCCACGTGGCGCGTGGCGGACCGGACCGGTTCGGGTTACTACGGCACGACCAACGCCATTGGCGTCGCCTGGCCGCCTGTCCGTGCGCCGATAGTCATGGCGATTTACTTTACGCAACCTCAGAAAGCGGCGCCATGGCGCAATGATATTGTGGCGTCGGCCGCCCGCCTCGTCGCAGAAACATTCGGAGAACGACCTTCCCGATAA
- a CDS encoding amino acid permease, with amino-acid sequence MATVSSEDGLKRGLKNRHIQLIALGGAVGTGLFLGSASVLKAAGPSMILGYAIAGLIAFLIMRQLGEMVAQEPVAGSFSHFAYRYWGDFAGFLSGWNYWVLYVLVSMAELTAVGTYIQFWWPTIPTWSSALVFFLAINAINLANVKVYGEAEFWFALIKVVAVIAMILFGGYLLISGTGGPQATIANLWQDGGFFPHGASGLFMMLAVIMFSFGGLELIGLTAAEADNPQKTIPKAVNQVIYRILIFYIGSLTVLLSLYPWSKVADGGSPFVMIFEQIGSGLTANLLNFVVLSAALSVYNSSVYANSRMLYGLAIQGNAPRALMRVDRRGVPVTATLFSGAATFACVILNYVLPGQALGILMSLVVSALVTNWAMISLTHLKFRQAKARTGETLVFRSLWFPASNWLCLAFMAMILLILLITPGAAVSVYVLPAWLLALWIGYRSKGQAKEAAAASGS; translated from the coding sequence GTGGCAACTGTTTCTTCTGAGGACGGGCTCAAGCGAGGCCTGAAAAACCGCCACATACAATTGATTGCCCTGGGAGGCGCGGTGGGGACCGGGTTATTCCTGGGGTCCGCCAGCGTCCTGAAGGCAGCGGGACCTTCCATGATCCTGGGCTACGCGATAGCCGGGCTCATCGCATTTCTGATCATGCGCCAACTGGGCGAGATGGTGGCGCAGGAGCCGGTGGCCGGATCGTTCAGCCACTTCGCCTATCGTTACTGGGGCGATTTCGCCGGCTTTCTGTCCGGCTGGAACTATTGGGTGCTGTATGTGCTTGTCAGCATGGCGGAGCTGACGGCGGTCGGCACCTACATTCAATTCTGGTGGCCGACGATCCCGACCTGGAGTTCGGCACTGGTGTTCTTCCTTGCCATCAACGCCATCAACCTCGCCAACGTCAAGGTTTACGGCGAAGCGGAGTTCTGGTTCGCCCTGATCAAGGTGGTCGCCGTGATCGCCATGATCCTGTTCGGCGGCTACCTGCTGATTTCCGGCACGGGAGGACCGCAAGCGACCATCGCCAACCTGTGGCAGGACGGCGGGTTCTTTCCGCATGGGGCGAGCGGGCTTTTCATGATGCTTGCCGTGATCATGTTTTCGTTCGGGGGACTGGAGCTCATCGGCCTGACCGCGGCGGAGGCTGACAACCCGCAAAAAACCATCCCCAAGGCAGTCAATCAGGTCATTTACCGCATCCTGATCTTCTACATCGGCTCCCTGACGGTGCTGTTGTCACTGTATCCGTGGAGCAAGGTCGCCGATGGCGGCAGCCCCTTCGTGATGATTTTCGAGCAGATCGGTTCCGGCCTGACCGCCAACCTGCTGAATTTCGTGGTGTTGTCCGCGGCGCTGTCCGTCTACAACAGCAGTGTCTACGCCAATAGCCGCATGCTGTACGGCCTCGCCATCCAGGGCAACGCGCCTCGCGCCCTGATGAGGGTGGATCGCCGCGGCGTGCCGGTGACGGCGACCCTGTTTTCCGGTGCGGCGACGTTCGCCTGTGTGATCCTGAATTACGTCTTGCCTGGGCAGGCGCTCGGCATCCTGATGTCGCTGGTGGTGTCCGCGCTGGTCACCAACTGGGCGATGATCAGTCTGACCCACCTGAAATTCCGGCAGGCCAAGGCGCGCACCGGCGAGACACTGGTATTCCGGTCGCTCTGGTTCCCGGCATCCAACTGGCTGTGTCTGGCGTTCATGGCGATGATCCTGCTGATTCTGCTGATCACCCCGGGCGCGGCCGTTTCCGTGTATGTTCTCCCCGCATGGCTGCTGGCGCTGTGGATCGGCTACCGCAGCAAGGGGCAAGCCAAGGAAGCCGCGGCGGCATCCGGCTCGTAA
- a CDS encoding response regulator, producing MPDTPATILIVDDAPENLGILMELLSPQYRVLAAQSGARCLEIAASPTPPELILLDVMMPDMDGYTTLRALRSREDTRDIPVMLLTALADAENEEQGLAMGAADYIVKPIKPAVVMARIRTQLEARQARRWLKDQNGILENEVARRMAENDLIQQLGIRALAHLAEIRDPETGNHILRTQAYVHLLAGLLQSHPRFSATLSPHYIALLSRSAPLHDIGKVGIPDHILLKPGPLTQEEWAIMQTHAKLGSDAIEEAEKDIERPVEFLALAKEIAHWHHERWDGTGYPDRLGGDAIPVSARLMALADVFDALICRRVYKRAMTFEQARDIIEKGRGTHFDPDVVDAFLEHFVRFVDIARRYQDDH from the coding sequence ATGCCGGATACCCCCGCCACCATCCTGATTGTGGATGATGCCCCTGAAAACCTGGGTATTCTCATGGAGCTTCTCAGCCCTCAATACCGCGTGCTGGCCGCCCAGAGCGGCGCCAGGTGTCTGGAAATCGCTGCGTCGCCGACCCCGCCCGAGCTCATACTGCTCGATGTCATGATGCCGGACATGGACGGATACACGACACTGCGGGCATTGCGAAGCCGGGAGGACACCCGCGACATTCCGGTCATGCTGCTCACCGCGCTGGCCGATGCGGAGAACGAAGAGCAGGGACTGGCCATGGGCGCGGCCGACTATATCGTCAAACCGATCAAGCCGGCCGTCGTGATGGCGCGCATCCGCACCCAGCTCGAAGCCCGTCAGGCCCGCCGCTGGCTGAAAGACCAAAACGGAATTCTGGAGAACGAAGTCGCCCGGCGCATGGCGGAAAACGATCTGATCCAGCAACTTGGCATCCGGGCGCTGGCGCATCTGGCCGAAATCCGCGATCCGGAAACCGGCAATCACATCCTGCGCACCCAGGCCTATGTCCACTTGCTGGCCGGTCTCTTGCAATCGCACCCCCGTTTTTCCGCCACGCTGTCGCCGCACTACATCGCCCTGCTGAGTCGCTCGGCTCCGCTGCACGACATCGGCAAGGTCGGAATTCCCGACCACATCCTCCTGAAACCAGGACCGCTGACCCAAGAAGAATGGGCCATCATGCAAACGCACGCCAAGCTGGGCAGCGACGCCATCGAGGAGGCCGAAAAGGACATCGAACGCCCGGTCGAGTTTCTCGCGCTCGCCAAGGAAATCGCCCACTGGCACCACGAGCGCTGGGACGGAACGGGCTACCCGGACCGCCTCGGCGGGGATGCGATCCCCGTCTCCGCGCGCCTGATGGCGTTGGCGGATGTGTTCGATGCGCTCATCTGCCGGCGGGTCTACAAGCGCGCCATGACCTTCGAACAGGCGCGCGACATCATCGAAAAGGGCAGGGGCACTCACTTCGACCCCGATGTTGTCGATGCATTCCTCGAGCATTTCGTCCGCTTCGTCGACATTGCCCGGCGATATCAGGACGATCACTGA
- a CDS encoding PAS domain S-box protein, which yields MMRDTGLRQRAVQYALAVALPLLAMGVRLSLPVSFGDHPLLILFMFPILLCALQGGARPGIVATAISGMAAAALVALAAVRKGSGVPVHDALQWAMLIVNGAMVSLLSEALHRARRHASGQLEALSRIQGQLQQSEERFQTTFEHAAIGIALVAPDGRWLRVNPHFCQLVGYPQDELLRTTFQAITHPDDVAADEAFVRQMLDGEKHSYTMEKRYRRKDGAIIWVGMTVALVWKDGLPDYFISVVDSISQRKLTEEALRSSTSDLKEAQRVARIGNWRWHLASDQLAWSDEIYRIYERPPDGPPVSYRELRGYHTREGWEKLSGAIEHCRRHGTPYECDVEILREDGSRRWVIARGEADRGDGGEILELHGTVQDITERKLAEQALHTGQATALEAQRQARLAALNLMEDAILAKARAEAINIALSDSEQRSRMAQEDAQAGIWDWEMDTATIHLSAPCSLLYGIEHTGTMSLAAWRERVHPADIGRLDASLAEHLRSRTPFEAEFRIERAGDIRWLAIKGRARFDADGRPRRFTGINQDVTERRRAQEQLKKLSLVVEQSPEGIVVTDVEGRIDYANEAFIRATGFLSEEIIGRNARCLQSGLTPQETYISLKEALERGQRWHGEFINRRKDGEVYHVFSTISPVWEADGTISHFVAVQEDVTEKKRMGEELDRYRYHLEEMVVERTNQLAQAHERAEAANHAKSAFLANMSHEIRTPMNAILGLTHLLKRDGATEAQKERLDKISSSAQHLLGIINDILDLSKIEAGRFELIKEDFSVAGLFAQVGALVADAAQAKGLTIAVDAGGVPPWLLGDVTRLRQALLNYAANAVKFTEEGGIALRARIVRRKGAALLIRFEVEDSGIGVTPEQRDRLFRAFEQADISTSRKYGGTGLGLAITRRLAELMGGEAGCEAATRRGSVFWFTAWLSATGKTGDEPGEPEAGESGLRGRFPGLRILLVEDNNINREVIIELLRDTGLTIDTAGDGQQAIAMAERYRYDLILMDIRLPVLDGLQTTQVLRSWPEWRERPILALSASAFPEDRKACADAGMNDFVAKPVKPEALLQALAKWLPAAVIHPDSASAGQTGAPPSLGDEALVMRLSGLPDIDTRQGLALFNGQSSRYAAFLRRFLADHGDDMAKLEDALASEDRKQAILLAHSLRSAAATLGILRISACATEMEERLSRGALPGDLAHCRTGIDGQFAALRRELDTEASAPTAALAIDMRELRRLFSRLDALLAQNDTAAISLLNGRAAALEAALGSRARRLIRLVQQFRFEAARQYLTALRGEDKPNS from the coding sequence ATGATGCGTGACACCGGGTTGAGGCAACGCGCTGTCCAGTACGCGCTGGCCGTGGCGCTGCCGTTGCTGGCGATGGGAGTCAGACTGAGCTTGCCGGTCTCGTTCGGCGATCATCCCTTGCTCATTCTCTTCATGTTCCCCATTTTGCTTTGCGCCTTGCAAGGTGGCGCGCGCCCCGGGATCGTGGCGACGGCGATCTCCGGCATGGCGGCCGCCGCGCTGGTGGCCTTGGCCGCGGTACGCAAAGGGTCCGGCGTTCCCGTGCACGATGCGCTGCAATGGGCAATGCTGATCGTCAATGGCGCCATGGTCAGCCTGCTTAGCGAAGCGCTGCACCGGGCCCGTCGCCATGCATCCGGCCAGCTCGAAGCGCTGTCCCGCATACAGGGACAATTGCAGCAAAGCGAGGAGCGCTTTCAAACCACCTTCGAGCACGCGGCGATCGGTATCGCGCTGGTCGCGCCGGATGGCCGATGGTTGCGCGTCAACCCCCACTTTTGCCAACTCGTCGGTTATCCGCAAGACGAGCTGTTGCGCACCACATTCCAGGCCATTACCCATCCGGACGATGTGGCCGCCGACGAAGCCTTCGTCCGTCAGATGCTCGATGGCGAAAAACACAGCTACACAATGGAAAAACGCTACCGTCGCAAAGACGGCGCCATCATCTGGGTCGGCATGACCGTGGCGCTGGTATGGAAGGACGGGCTCCCCGACTACTTTATTTCCGTGGTCGACTCCATTTCCCAGCGAAAACTGACCGAAGAAGCCCTGCGAAGCAGCACTTCAGACCTAAAGGAGGCGCAACGGGTTGCGCGCATCGGCAACTGGCGCTGGCATCTGGCCTCCGATCAACTCGCCTGGTCGGACGAGATTTACCGCATCTACGAACGGCCACCCGATGGTCCACCGGTTTCGTATCGCGAATTGCGCGGCTATCACACCAGGGAGGGCTGGGAAAAACTGTCCGGCGCCATCGAACATTGCCGCCGACATGGCACGCCTTACGAATGCGATGTCGAAATTCTCCGCGAGGACGGTTCGCGTCGCTGGGTGATCGCCCGGGGCGAAGCGGACAGGGGCGATGGAGGGGAGATACTTGAACTGCACGGCACTGTGCAAGACATCACCGAACGAAAACTCGCCGAGCAGGCCCTTCATACGGGACAAGCCACCGCGCTGGAGGCCCAGCGGCAGGCGCGGCTCGCTGCGCTCAACCTGATGGAGGACGCCATTCTCGCCAAAGCGCGGGCCGAAGCGATCAACATCGCGCTAAGCGACAGCGAGCAGCGCTCCCGCATGGCGCAGGAAGACGCGCAGGCGGGCATCTGGGACTGGGAGATGGATACGGCGACCATTCATCTGTCCGCCCCGTGCTCCTTGCTGTACGGCATCGAACACACCGGGACGATGAGCCTGGCCGCCTGGCGGGAACGGGTTCATCCGGCGGATATCGGCCGGCTCGATGCCAGCCTTGCCGAACATTTACGGAGCAGGACGCCGTTCGAAGCGGAGTTCCGCATCGAACGGGCGGGAGATATCCGCTGGCTGGCGATCAAGGGGCGAGCGCGTTTCGACGCGGACGGACGGCCACGGCGGTTCACCGGCATCAATCAGGATGTCACCGAGAGAAGAAGAGCCCAGGAGCAATTGAAAAAACTCTCGCTGGTGGTCGAGCAAAGCCCGGAAGGCATTGTGGTGACCGATGTCGAGGGTCGCATCGACTATGCCAATGAAGCGTTCATTCGGGCCACGGGATTCCTGTCCGAAGAGATCATCGGCAGGAACGCCCGCTGCCTGCAATCCGGCCTTACGCCGCAGGAAACCTACATTTCCCTCAAAGAGGCGCTGGAGCGCGGGCAGCGCTGGCACGGCGAGTTCATCAACCGCCGCAAGGACGGGGAGGTCTACCACGTGTTTTCCACGATATCGCCGGTATGGGAAGCCGACGGCACCATTTCCCATTTCGTGGCCGTACAGGAAGACGTCACCGAGAAAAAACGCATGGGCGAGGAACTGGACCGTTACCGTTATCACCTGGAGGAAATGGTCGTCGAACGGACCAACCAGTTGGCCCAGGCGCACGAGCGGGCGGAAGCGGCGAATCATGCCAAAAGCGCCTTCCTGGCCAATATGAGCCATGAGATCCGCACACCGATGAACGCCATTCTGGGATTGACCCACCTGCTGAAACGCGATGGCGCCACCGAGGCGCAAAAAGAGCGGCTCGACAAGATCAGCTCATCGGCGCAGCACCTCTTGGGCATCATCAACGACATTCTCGACTTGTCGAAAATCGAAGCCGGACGGTTTGAACTGATCAAGGAAGATTTTTCCGTGGCGGGGCTATTCGCTCAGGTCGGCGCGTTGGTCGCCGACGCGGCGCAGGCCAAGGGACTGACGATCGCTGTCGACGCCGGCGGCGTGCCGCCCTGGCTGCTCGGCGACGTGACACGCCTGCGTCAGGCGCTGCTCAACTACGCGGCCAACGCGGTCAAATTCACCGAGGAGGGCGGCATTGCCTTGCGTGCCCGCATCGTGCGCCGCAAGGGCGCGGCCCTGCTGATTCGATTCGAAGTCGAGGACAGCGGAATCGGCGTGACGCCCGAACAACGCGACCGTTTGTTCCGGGCCTTCGAACAGGCCGATATTTCCACCTCGCGCAAGTACGGGGGAACGGGACTGGGACTGGCGATCACCCGCCGCCTCGCGGAGCTGATGGGCGGGGAGGCCGGCTGCGAGGCGGCAACGCGGCGAGGATCGGTGTTCTGGTTCACGGCCTGGCTGTCGGCGACAGGAAAAACCGGCGACGAGCCGGGAGAGCCGGAGGCAGGAGAATCCGGGCTACGAGGCCGTTTCCCAGGATTGCGGATCCTGCTTGTCGAGGACAACAACATCAATCGCGAGGTGATTATCGAACTGCTCAGGGATACCGGATTGACCATCGACACGGCGGGGGATGGACAACAGGCGATCGCGATGGCGGAACGGTACCGCTACGACCTGATTCTCATGGACATCCGCCTGCCTGTTCTGGATGGGCTGCAGACAACGCAGGTTCTGCGCTCTTGGCCCGAATGGCGCGAACGCCCCATCCTGGCGCTTAGCGCCAGCGCCTTCCCGGAAGACCGCAAGGCGTGCGCCGACGCCGGGATGAATGATTTCGTGGCAAAACCGGTCAAGCCCGAAGCGTTGCTTCAGGCTCTGGCCAAATGGCTGCCCGCGGCGGTCATTCATCCGGACTCCGCGTCGGCGGGACAGACCGGGGCGCCGCCATCACTTGGCGACGAGGCGCTGGTGATGCGGTTGAGCGGGTTGCCTGACATCGATACGCGGCAGGGGCTCGCATTGTTCAACGGACAAAGTTCGCGCTATGCCGCTTTTTTGCGGCGCTTTCTCGCCGACCACGGCGACGACATGGCCAAACTGGAGGACGCGCTGGCCTCGGAGGACCGCAAGCAGGCCATCCTGCTCGCGCATTCGCTGCGCAGCGCCGCGGCGACACTCGGCATTCTTCGTATCTCGGCCTGCGCCACCGAGATGGAGGAGCGGCTCTCCCGCGGCGCCCTCCCGGGCGACCTCGCGCACTGCCGGACCGGGATCGACGGGCAGTTCGCCGCTTTGCGGCGCGAACTTGACACGGAGGCGTCCGCGCCGACCGCCGCGCTGGCTATCGACATGCGCGAATTGCGGCGGCTTTTCTCGCGGCTCGATGCGCTGCTTGCGCAAAAC